The Candidatus Poribacteria bacterium genome includes the window TGTCCATCTCCCTTTCGGGGGGGTTGGGCGAGATGGATTTGGCCAGGGCGATCAGCTCGTCCGTCGTCTTGCCCATAGCTGAGACGACCACCACCACATCATGCCCCTGTTCCTTGGTACGGACGATCCGATTTGCCACATGCTTTATCTTTTCGGCATCGGCCACCGATGAGCCACCGTACTTTTGGACTATAATCCCCATTTTCCCCTACTCCCGATTTGATAGGAACCAGTCCATCAGCTTCCAGCCTTCCTCAAAGCGGAGATCGCTCCGCGATGCCTCCTCTTCGCAGAAGCTTTCAAAGCCGTTGTGTTTTATCCCCGAGCCGCAGGCTGCAAACGGCACTGCACCGTGCCTGTGGGTTCTCATGGAGATCGGCGTGAAGTGATCGGTTATGATCATTATCCTGTAATCGCCGAACCCTTCCATACCTTCCAACAGGGTTCCGACGACCTTTTCGTCCACCTCCTCAATCGCCCGTATCTTCAGCCGGAGGTCTCCCTCATGCGATGCCTCATCCGGAGCTTCGACGTGTAGGTAGACCAGATCATCCTCCTCAAGGGCTCTGAGGGCATATTCGGCCTTCGCCCTGTAGTCCGTATCCACATATCCGGTCGCCCCCGGCACCTCTATGGGTCTCAATCCGGCATATATGCCGATCCCCTTTATGAGATCCACGGCGGAGATAACCGCCCCGTTCAGCCCATATCTCTCCTGGAACTTCGGCATCCTCGGAGCTCTCCCCTGTCCCCACAACCAGATGCTGTTTGCGGGATATTTCCCCTCAGCGATACGTCTGACGTTGACTGGGTGATCTCTGAGCACCCTCCACGACCACCTTATCAATTCGTTCAACACATCAGCCCCTTCCCCTTCAGGCAGATACTCCTCAAAGGGCTCTCCCATGATGTCGTGGGGCGGCGTGGTCTTGGCTCCCTCCTTCCCCTCCCTCCAAACCATCAGATGTCTGTATTGTGTGCCCGCGTAGAAGGAAATTATACTTTTGTATCCCGTTCCTTTCAAGGCTTGAGAGAGTGACTCTATGATCCTGGTCGCCTCTTGGGTGGTTATACGCCCCGCGCTGTAATCCCTCAGGATGCTCCCCTCCAGCGTGACGAGGTTGCATCTGAAGGCCACATCCCCTTCGGAGAGCTTAACGCCGATATTCGCTGCCTCAAGCGGCCCTCTGCCGGTATAGTACAGATGCGGATCATATCCCATTATCGTTAAGTTTGCGACATCGCTCCCCGGGTGCATGTCCCGGGGTATGGTAATAGCGCTTCCCAAGCTCCCCCTCTGGACTATTCGGTCGAAGTTCGGCGTATCGGCGGCCTGGAGCGGCGTGCGACCGCCGAGCGAATCGATCCTCTCATCTGCCATTCCGTCGCCGATCACTATCGCGAATTTCATCCCTTTTCCTCCGAGATCTTACGTTTAAGGGTTTCATAGAGCGATCTTATGGCGTTGTACACCTCATCCGAACCGATATACATGAAGATCTCCTGTGCTTTTTCCTCATCGTAGATGTGAACTATCTCATTACGCTTCCTCACGATTTCAGAAAACATCCCCTCATTCTCCTCAGGTATAAGTCCTTCTTTAAAAGCCTCTTTGAAGCATCTCAGCGGTGAGTTGACCTCCATCCCTAGACCTCTCAGGTATTCACGTAATGACTGCCACATGGATTCATAGGTATACTCGAACCTCTTCGTGGTGACCTCGATGAGCAGTTCCTTTGAGAGGAAGCTGAACAAAGCCGGGGTTTTCACGACCTCTTCATATTTTCTAAAAGCCCTTTCAAATCTTTCAAAAGTCCTTCTGAGTTTATCCATACAACCCCCTCATCCAAGACCCTTCCTATCAGGTCGCTATGCACGTCGGCAAGATCGACGAGATCTATCTCTCTGAGCGTGTGAACCTCCTCATTCAGGGTCTCCTGCAGATCAACGAATAGATCGCTCTCCAATCTTCTCCCCGCGAATACGGCTATATCTATATCGGAGATCCTGTCCGTTTTACCTCTGGCGAAGGAGCCGAACAGGATAACCAGTTTTTCGCCCGGCAGACGCCGATTTATAACTTCTATGATCTCCCGTTTGACCCTCTCCGATAGCATCATAAGATTTCCAGTTTCTCCACCACGGCCTCCTCATCGGCGGGCAGCACGATCGGTTCGGCGGCGGAGGCTATGGCCCTATCGGGATCTTTCAGCCCGTGTCCGGTAAGCACACATACCACCGTCTCACCCCTTTTGAAAAAGCCTTTCCGGGCCAGCTTGATCACCCCCGCGACTGAGGCGGCGGAGGCCGGCTCGACGAAGATACCCTCCAGCGATGCGAGCATCCTATATGCCTGAAGTATCTCGTCGTCCGAGACCGTATCTATGAGCCCGCCCGATTCATCCCTAGCGGCCTCGGCGTATTTCCAGCTTGCGGGGTTTCCTATTTTGATCGCCGTGGCGATCGTCTGTGGGTTCTTTATCGGATAACCTCTGACTATCGGCGCCGCCCCCTCCGCCTGAAACCCGATCATCTTCGGCAGGGAATCGACCCCGCCCGCCGCCTTATACTCCTTGTATCCCTTCCAGTAGGCGGTGATGTTCCCCGCGTTGCCGACGGGGATGGCGTGATAATCCGGAGCCCTTCCAAGCTGATCGCATATCTCGAAGGCTCCCGTCTTCTGCCCCTCGATCCTATAAGGGTTGATCGAATTAACCAGCGTTATCGGGTACTTGGAGGTTATGGATCGAACAAGGCTCAGGGCGTCATCGAAGTTCCCCTCGATGGCGATAACCTTAGCTCCGTGTATGAGCGCCTGAGCGAGCTTACCCATGGCGATGGCGCCTTTGGGGATGAGCACGGCGGCGGTTATGCCGGCCCTCGCCGCATATGCCGCCGCTGAGGCGGACGTGTTGCCCGTGGAGGCGCACATGACCGCCTTGGCCCCCTCCTCGACGGCCTTCGATACGGCCACCGTCATACCCCGATCCTTGAAAGATCCCGTCGGGTTCGTCCCCTCATACTTCAGGTATAGCTCGATCGGCGCCCCTATAGCTTCCCTGAGCCTGCCCGCCTTTATGAGCGGTGTGTTTCCCTCGTTAAGCGTGATCACTGGGGTGGAGTCGCTCACCGGCAGAAACTCCCTGTAAGCCTCTATAACCCCTCGCCATACCTTCATCTCTACTCCTCCATCTCGACCCTTATGACCATGCTTTTCGCCCTGACCACGTCAAGCCGATCTATCTCCTCCATCGCCTGTCTCATCGCCCTCTCACTGGCCTTGTGCGTCATCATCACCAAGTAAACTGACTCCTCGTCATAGCTCTCCTTCTGTATAACGGAGGCGATGCTGATATTATGTCTTCCGAGGATGCCTGAGATCTGAGCCAGCACGCCGGCCCTGTCGACGACGATATATCTGACGTAATATCTGCTTTCACACTCCTCTATATCCATCACGTCGATCTTCGGCGAATCAGGTCTCCAGCAAAGGGGGATATGGGGCGGCGCTTTGGAGATGATCCTT containing:
- a CDS encoding cofactor-independent phosphoglycerate mutase, with protein sequence MKFAIVIGDGMADERIDSLGGRTPLQAADTPNFDRIVQRGSLGSAITIPRDMHPGSDVANLTIMGYDPHLYYTGRGPLEAANIGVKLSEGDVAFRCNLVTLEGSILRDYSAGRITTQEATRIIESLSQALKGTGYKSIISFYAGTQYRHLMVWREGKEGAKTTPPHDIMGEPFEEYLPEGEGADVLNELIRWSWRVLRDHPVNVRRIAEGKYPANSIWLWGQGRAPRMPKFQERYGLNGAVISAVDLIKGIGIYAGLRPIEVPGATGYVDTDYRAKAEYALRALEEDDLVYLHVEAPDEASHEGDLRLKIRAIEEVDEKVVGTLLEGMEGFGDYRIMIITDHFTPISMRTHRHGAVPFAACGSGIKHNGFESFCEEEASRSDLRFEEGWKLMDWFLSNRE
- a CDS encoding nucleotidyltransferase substrate binding protein is translated as MDKLRRTFERFERAFRKYEEVVKTPALFSFLSKELLIEVTTKRFEYTYESMWQSLREYLRGLGMEVNSPLRCFKEAFKEGLIPEENEGMFSEIVRKRNEIVHIYDEEKAQEIFMYIGSDEVYNAIRSLYETLKRKISEEKG
- a CDS encoding nucleotidyltransferase domain-containing protein, yielding MMLSERVKREIIEVINRRLPGEKLVILFGSFARGKTDRISDIDIAVFAGRRLESDLFVDLQETLNEEVHTLREIDLVDLADVHSDLIGRVLDEGVVWINSEGLLKDLKGLLENMKRS
- a CDS encoding threonine synthase, which translates into the protein MKVWRGVIEAYREFLPVSDSTPVITLNEGNTPLIKAGRLREAIGAPIELYLKYEGTNPTGSFKDRGMTVAVSKAVEEGAKAVMCASTGNTSASAAAYAARAGITAAVLIPKGAIAMGKLAQALIHGAKVIAIEGNFDDALSLVRSITSKYPITLVNSINPYRIEGQKTGAFEICDQLGRAPDYHAIPVGNAGNITAYWKGYKEYKAAGGVDSLPKMIGFQAEGAAPIVRGYPIKNPQTIATAIKIGNPASWKYAEAARDESGGLIDTVSDDEILQAYRMLASLEGIFVEPASAASVAGVIKLARKGFFKRGETVVCVLTGHGLKDPDRAIASAAEPIVLPADEEAVVEKLEIL